Proteins from a single region of Microbacterium sp. zg-Y818:
- a CDS encoding sugar phosphate isomerase/epimerase family protein translates to MKLSFEVWPNMPWGRLEAAGPAWNSWGDLPSAETATKVAEYGYDAVDFLLGHLMNGPASEYEANLAATKAAAEASGIEIGYVANHTTFVSPREYDRERGIESFKKALDAAKALGAKSACTLLGDGFYDPPLNVLMSRKEAWRQAREAITEVCDYAAKLDLNVSIELLQGTILNKVESVERMFDEIGASNLRMTMDTGAFYIAVKPFMSVTEGIKRLAQHIDIVQIKDEVGLPTIVNTNHIWFGGGLVDFRETFDALTEIDFNGYVSVEWEGWQVGGNIGVGEPAGIGLANFDRVAEESLEFLREYGFTTAKERG, encoded by the coding sequence ATGAAACTCAGCTTCGAAGTCTGGCCAAACATGCCGTGGGGGCGCCTCGAGGCCGCCGGCCCCGCGTGGAACTCGTGGGGCGACCTGCCCTCCGCCGAGACGGCCACGAAGGTGGCGGAGTACGGCTACGACGCCGTCGATTTCCTCCTCGGCCATCTCATGAACGGTCCGGCGAGCGAGTACGAGGCGAACCTTGCCGCGACCAAGGCCGCGGCGGAGGCCAGCGGCATCGAGATTGGTTACGTCGCGAATCACACCACCTTCGTGAGCCCGCGCGAGTACGACCGGGAGCGCGGCATCGAGAGCTTCAAGAAGGCACTCGACGCGGCGAAGGCGCTCGGCGCGAAGTCCGCGTGCACGCTCCTCGGCGACGGCTTCTACGATCCGCCTCTGAACGTGCTCATGTCGCGGAAGGAGGCCTGGCGTCAGGCTCGTGAGGCCATCACTGAGGTTTGCGACTACGCCGCGAAGCTCGACCTGAACGTGAGCATCGAGTTGCTGCAAGGCACCATCCTGAACAAGGTCGAGTCCGTCGAGCGCATGTTCGACGAGATCGGCGCTTCGAACCTCCGAATGACTATGGACACCGGCGCGTTCTACATCGCCGTCAAACCGTTCATGAGCGTGACGGAGGGTATCAAGCGCCTCGCCCAGCACATCGACATCGTGCAGATCAAGGACGAGGTGGGCCTTCCCACCATCGTGAACACCAACCACATCTGGTTCGGCGGCGGCCTCGTCGACTTCCGGGAGACGTTCGACGCCCTGACCGAGATCGACTTCAACGGTTATGTCAGCGTCGAATGGGAGGGCTGGCAGGTCGGTGGGAACATCGGCGTCGGCGAGCCCGCGGGCATCGGCCTCGCGAACTTCGACCGCGTCGCTGAGGAGTCGCTTGAGTTCCTCCGAGAATACGGATTCACGACCGCGAAGGAACGTGGGTGA
- a CDS encoding sugar ABC transporter permease → MALVIAFPLINAVITSFQDQRTIGSPAEFVGFDTYAKVLGDSAFWEALGRSGIWLVVNMIVQTILAFATALLLQRSTRWSRAARTWIVLPWVIPTVAVAVVWQWMLNSNYGIVTQLFRGIGIDLGSPFGDSAVALIAVILVNSWHWFPLSAVVIYGALATVPGEVLEAAKMDGAGAWRTFWAVTFPLLQPVLFALALVGSLWSFNVLDTIYLITGGGPVGSTTTMPVYVYDTAFSAFRSSQAAAASVLTVIVLGIAALLFVRFARPKEDS, encoded by the coding sequence ATGGCGCTCGTGATCGCGTTCCCGCTCATCAACGCGGTGATCACCAGCTTCCAGGATCAGCGCACGATTGGCAGCCCTGCCGAATTCGTCGGCTTCGACACCTATGCCAAGGTGCTCGGAGACAGCGCCTTCTGGGAGGCGCTCGGCCGGTCCGGCATCTGGCTCGTCGTGAACATGATCGTGCAGACGATTCTCGCCTTCGCGACGGCGCTCCTCCTGCAACGCAGCACCCGGTGGTCGAGAGCCGCGCGGACCTGGATCGTCCTGCCGTGGGTGATCCCGACAGTGGCGGTGGCCGTGGTGTGGCAGTGGATGCTCAACAGCAACTACGGCATCGTCACCCAGCTCTTCCGCGGCATCGGCATCGACCTCGGCTCACCGTTCGGCGACTCGGCCGTCGCGCTCATCGCTGTAATCCTCGTCAACAGCTGGCACTGGTTTCCGCTCAGCGCGGTCGTCATATACGGAGCGCTGGCCACGGTGCCAGGCGAGGTGCTCGAGGCCGCGAAGATGGACGGGGCGGGCGCCTGGCGAACGTTCTGGGCCGTGACTTTCCCGCTGCTCCAGCCGGTGCTGTTCGCTCTCGCGCTCGTGGGCTCGCTGTGGTCGTTCAACGTACTCGACACCATCTATCTGATCACCGGCGGCGGACCCGTCGGTTCCACGACGACCATGCCCGTGTACGTCTACGACACCGCCTTCAGCGCCTTCCGCTCCAGCCAGGCGGCCGCAGCAAGCGTGCTCACCGTGATCGTGCTCGGCATTGCGGCGCTGCTCTTCGTGCGCTTCGCCCGTCCCAAGGAGGACTCGTGA
- a CDS encoding FGGY family carbohydrate kinase encodes MGIDVGTTGVKVIGLDPRSGAVVAASAREYPSSTDADGAHEQNPAAWWEAVCGCTRRVMESVADRPVAGVGLSGHMHSLLLLDEHDQPVLPALTWADRRASDDTARLAQDARFRKVGGNQVVNAFTAPKLAWVARTRPEVLARATRLVLTKDVIGHRLTGTWATDETDALGTLLYDLSEGAWSADLFAAVGASPLLGLPVLSSTSLRGVVHAGAAAATGLPEGTPVVAGAGDVAASVVGAGVADRSRMVLNAGTAAQVMGVSTTPDPGSGFLFGSATGEGFVAMTSLYAAGASVRWAERSVLGGTDINEAASAANAGSDGLTYLPFMFGSTVPRKKDMARAAFLGQTERHGRAELAASVLEGIAFACADAIDAVAAATGSPDVVHLVGGVTRSERWRHALASVIDARFELVPDGGSALGAAVLAGIGTGAYGSAADAADAISTVSVGRPEPEQVLAYRQARDRYRAWCERLL; translated from the coding sequence ATGGGCATCGACGTAGGCACGACGGGGGTCAAGGTCATCGGCCTCGACCCCCGTTCCGGTGCCGTGGTCGCTGCGTCAGCGCGAGAGTACCCGAGCAGCACCGACGCTGACGGCGCGCACGAGCAAAACCCCGCCGCGTGGTGGGAGGCCGTGTGCGGGTGCACTCGCCGTGTGATGGAGTCGGTGGCCGACCGACCGGTCGCTGGGGTTGGGCTGTCCGGTCACATGCACTCCCTGCTCCTCCTTGATGAGCACGACCAGCCGGTACTGCCGGCACTGACCTGGGCCGACCGCAGGGCGTCGGACGACACCGCTCGACTCGCGCAGGATGCGCGGTTCCGGAAGGTAGGCGGGAACCAGGTCGTGAACGCGTTCACGGCGCCGAAGCTTGCTTGGGTGGCGCGCACCCGACCGGAGGTGCTCGCGCGCGCCACCCGCCTCGTGCTCACGAAGGATGTGATCGGTCACCGGCTCACCGGCACCTGGGCCACAGACGAGACGGATGCCCTCGGCACCCTGCTCTACGACCTCTCGGAGGGAGCCTGGAGCGCCGACCTGTTCGCGGCAGTGGGCGCGAGCCCCTTGCTGGGCCTGCCCGTCCTATCGTCGACGTCCCTACGGGGCGTGGTTCACGCGGGCGCGGCGGCCGCGACCGGCCTGCCAGAGGGCACCCCGGTTGTCGCCGGGGCGGGTGACGTAGCCGCGTCTGTCGTCGGCGCCGGCGTCGCAGACCGCAGCCGCATGGTGCTCAATGCCGGGACCGCCGCACAGGTGATGGGCGTCAGCACCACGCCGGATCCCGGATCGGGATTCCTGTTCGGCTCAGCAACCGGCGAGGGGTTCGTCGCGATGACCTCGCTCTATGCCGCGGGCGCGAGCGTCCGTTGGGCCGAGCGCTCCGTGCTCGGTGGCACCGACATCAACGAGGCTGCCTCGGCCGCAAACGCTGGGTCCGACGGGCTCACTTATCTGCCGTTCATGTTCGGGTCAACCGTCCCGCGAAAAAAAGACATGGCCCGGGCCGCGTTCCTCGGGCAAACCGAGCGTCACGGGCGGGCCGAGTTGGCTGCATCTGTACTTGAGGGCATCGCATTCGCATGCGCCGACGCGATCGACGCAGTTGCCGCCGCGACTGGATCCCCCGATGTCGTGCATCTCGTGGGCGGGGTGACCCGCTCGGAGCGCTGGCGGCACGCCCTGGCGAGCGTGATCGACGCTCGGTTCGAACTCGTGCCGGACGGCGGTTCCGCGCTCGGCGCCGCGGTCCTCGCCGGAATCGGGACGGGCGCCTACGGCTCAGCCGCCGATGCTGCCGATGCCATCTCGACCGTGTCCGTCGGTCGCCCCGAACCCGAGCAAGTGCTCGCGTACCGGCAGGCGCGGGACCGCTATCGCGCCTGGTGCGAACGCCTGCTCTGA
- a CDS encoding bifunctional 4-hydroxy-2-oxoglutarate aldolase/2-dehydro-3-deoxy-phosphogluconate aldolase, with amino-acid sequence MPLVAVLRADAASRYDAVIDVLVDHDIRSIELTLTTPGTLDRVTSIVDRVGASVDVGVGTVTKVEEAKAAIDRGAHYLVTPTARPEVVAVAVAAGTPILAGALTPTEVFTVWEAGATAVKIFPAQTVGVGYGSHLRGPLPDLQFIPSGGIAQHDVAPWLLAGAAAVSVGGPLIGDALQGGSLAALADRAKRFSDLVRDFASTR; translated from the coding sequence ATGCCGCTGGTCGCTGTACTCCGGGCTGACGCCGCGTCCCGGTACGATGCGGTCATCGACGTGCTCGTCGACCACGACATCCGGTCGATCGAACTGACCCTCACCACCCCGGGCACGCTCGACCGCGTGACGAGCATCGTCGATCGCGTCGGCGCATCCGTGGACGTGGGTGTAGGCACAGTCACAAAGGTCGAGGAGGCCAAGGCTGCGATAGATCGCGGCGCGCACTACCTTGTGACACCCACCGCACGACCCGAGGTCGTCGCCGTCGCCGTCGCGGCCGGGACACCGATCCTTGCCGGCGCTTTGACACCCACCGAGGTGTTCACGGTGTGGGAAGCAGGGGCCACCGCGGTCAAGATCTTCCCCGCGCAGACCGTGGGCGTCGGATACGGGTCGCATCTGCGCGGCCCCCTGCCCGACCTGCAGTTCATCCCATCCGGCGGCATCGCTCAACATGACGTAGCGCCCTGGCTACTTGCGGGCGCCGCCGCGGTCAGCGTGGGCGGCCCCTTGATCGGTGATGCACTGCAAGGTGGTTCGCTGGCCGCGCTGGCCGACCGTGCCAAGCGGTTTAGCGACCTCGTCCGCGACTTCGCGAGCACCCGATGA
- a CDS encoding SIS domain-containing protein, with the protein MTDHATGLLRPTRTYLDTTEELLRAATEAGATSVELAGRMVAECFDRGGMLYVFGSGHSHVFAEEAFYRAGGAARVCPILKPEHMLHAGARRSTELERQPGLAVALLEPYAINPATDVLLVVSNSGANALPVEVAETACERGIPVIAITSVAYAKASPSPGGRLHEIADVVLDNQCPPGDALVTLGDDLPRVGPASTVVGLALLNAVIVEALARQTAQGHRPDIYLSAGMPGAREHNARTSQLFSRRNPHI; encoded by the coding sequence ATGACCGATCATGCCACGGGGCTGTTGCGCCCAACGCGCACGTACCTCGACACCACGGAGGAGCTGCTACGCGCCGCGACCGAAGCGGGGGCGACGTCCGTCGAACTCGCCGGCCGCATGGTGGCCGAATGCTTCGACCGCGGGGGCATGCTCTACGTGTTCGGTAGCGGCCACTCGCACGTATTCGCCGAGGAGGCCTTCTACCGGGCAGGCGGGGCAGCCCGGGTTTGCCCGATCCTCAAGCCCGAGCACATGCTGCACGCAGGGGCCCGGCGAAGCACCGAGCTCGAACGGCAACCGGGCCTTGCGGTCGCGCTGCTCGAGCCGTACGCGATCAACCCGGCCACGGACGTGCTGCTCGTCGTATCGAACTCCGGCGCGAACGCCCTACCCGTCGAGGTCGCCGAAACTGCGTGCGAGCGCGGTATCCCCGTGATCGCGATCACGTCGGTGGCATACGCGAAAGCCTCACCGAGCCCGGGCGGGCGGCTGCACGAGATCGCCGACGTCGTGCTCGACAATCAGTGCCCGCCTGGGGATGCGCTCGTCACACTCGGCGACGACCTGCCGCGCGTCGGCCCCGCGTCGACTGTGGTGGGGCTCGCGCTTCTGAATGCGGTCATCGTGGAGGCACTCGCCCGGCAGACCGCGCAGGGGCACCGACCCGACATCTATCTGAGCGCGGGAATGCCTGGCGCCCGCGAGCACAACGCGCGCACCTCCCAGCTGTTCAGCCGAAGGAACCCACATATCTGA
- a CDS encoding carbohydrate ABC transporter permease, translated as MTSLTASRRSGRTLRHRLGAVPRVVAWIVLSVIVLGPLYWITISAFKGREEIIRSTPTFWPETFTLSNFEQLFMSTEYPVFLTNSIIVAVTTTVVTVFVSLAAAYGLYRLKVPGSGKIAGIVLLSYMIPGTLLIVPLYRTLAGLELIDTHAGIVLVNVAFTAPFCTWLLRGFIFAVPREIDEAAAIDGAGPTRTMLQIVLPLLLPGIATVAVYSFVFSWTEFVFASQFIVSDALQTLPIGLSAIIGQYTVNWGLVMAGTLFTLLPTVVLFLFVGRYFVGGLITGATK; from the coding sequence GTGACCAGTCTCACCGCGTCCCGTCGATCGGGGCGCACCCTGCGTCACCGACTAGGGGCCGTCCCCCGGGTCGTGGCGTGGATCGTCCTCTCGGTCATCGTGCTCGGCCCCCTCTACTGGATCACCATCTCGGCATTCAAGGGTCGCGAGGAGATCATCCGATCGACGCCCACGTTCTGGCCAGAGACGTTCACGCTCTCGAACTTTGAGCAGCTGTTCATGTCGACCGAGTACCCGGTGTTCCTCACGAACAGCATCATCGTGGCGGTCACGACGACGGTCGTGACCGTGTTCGTATCGCTCGCCGCCGCGTACGGCCTCTATCGGCTGAAGGTGCCCGGCAGCGGCAAGATCGCCGGAATCGTTCTGCTGTCGTACATGATCCCCGGAACCTTGCTCATCGTGCCGCTGTACCGCACGCTCGCAGGTCTCGAGCTCATCGACACCCACGCTGGCATCGTTCTCGTGAACGTTGCCTTCACGGCGCCGTTCTGCACGTGGCTGCTGCGAGGATTCATCTTCGCCGTGCCTCGCGAGATCGATGAGGCCGCGGCCATCGACGGCGCTGGCCCGACCCGTACCATGTTGCAGATCGTGCTGCCGCTGCTTCTACCCGGCATCGCAACCGTCGCGGTCTACTCGTTCGTATTTTCCTGGACGGAGTTCGTTTTCGCTTCGCAGTTCATCGTGAGCGATGCCTTGCAGACGCTGCCGATCGGCCTCAGCGCCATCATCGGCCAGTACACCGTCAACTGGGGTCTCGTGATGGCCGGAACCCTGTTCACCCTGCTGCCGACCGTCGTGCTCTTCCTCTTCGTTGGGCGCTACTTTGTCGGCGGTCTGATCACGGGAGCCACTAAATGA